The following are encoded together in the Natator depressus isolate rNatDep1 chromosome 10, rNatDep2.hap1, whole genome shotgun sequence genome:
- the LOC141994937 gene encoding uncharacterized protein LOC141994937 isoform X1 translates to MGGSGAQPAGEGEQRRAAAATGGWSGEEGRSYKGSIRMDALHRPLPLPGRGCSQRSPLLGTRLPRGKLQVTMQSSSAEVTMMESQNRKRAPAWTEREVRDLIAVWGEESVLSELRSSFRNAKTFVKISQGMKDRGHNRDPKQCRVKLKELRQAYQKTREANGRSGSEPQTCRFYDELHAILGGSATTTPAVLFDSFNGDGGNTEAGFGDEEDDDEVVDSSQQASGETGFPDSQELFLTLDLEPVPPELTQGCLLDPAGGEGTSAACVSMITGSSLSQRLVKIRKKKKCTRDEMFSELMLSSHTDRAQRMRGGK, encoded by the exons ATGGGGGGCAGCGGCGCTCAGCCAgccggggagggggaacagcgccGGGCCGCCGCCGCCACAGGAGGCTGGAgcggagaggaggggaggagttACAAGGGCTCCATCCGGATGGACGCGCTGCACCGCCCGCTTCCTCTGCCCGGGAGAGGCTGCTCTCAGCGGAGCCCTTTGCTAGGGACCCGTCTGCCG cgtggcaagctgcaggtgaccatgcagagctcatcagcagaggtgaccatgatggagtcccagaatcgcaaaagagctccagcatggaccgaacgggaggtacgggatctgatcgctgtatggggagaggaatccgtgctatcagaactccgttccagttttcgaaatgccaaaacctttgtcaaaatctcccagggcatgaaggacagaggccataacagggacccgaagcagtgccgcgtgaaactgaaggagctgaggcaagcctaccagaaaaccagagaggcgaacggccgctccgggtcagagccccaaacatgccgcttctatgatgagctgcatgccattttagggggttcagccaccactaccccagccgtgttgtttgactccttcaatggagatggaggcaatacggaagcaggttttggggacgaagaagatgatgatgaggttgtagatagctcacagcaagcaagtggagaaaccggttttcccgacagccaggaactgtttctcaccctggacctggagccagtaccccccgaactcacccaaggctgcctcctggacccagcaggcggagaagggacctccg ctgcatgtgtttcaatgatcacaggatcttctctttcccagaggctagtgaagattagaaagaaaaaaaaatgcactcgagatgaaatgttctccgagctcatgctgtcctcccacactgacagagcacagcgaatgcgtggaggcaaataa
- the LOC141994937 gene encoding uncharacterized protein LOC141994937 isoform X2, with amino-acid sequence MGGSGAQPAGEGEQRRAAAATGGWSGEEGRSYKGSIRMDALHRPLPLPGRGCSQRSPLLGTRLPGMKDRGHNRDPKQCRVKLKELRQAYQKTREANGRSGSEPQTCRFYDELHAILGGSATTTPAVLFDSFNGDGGNTEAGFGDEEDDDEVVDSSQQASGETGFPDSQELFLTLDLEPVPPELTQGCLLDPAGGEGTSAACVSMITGSSLSQRLVKIRKKKKCTRDEMFSELMLSSHTDRAQRMRGGK; translated from the exons ATGGGGGGCAGCGGCGCTCAGCCAgccggggagggggaacagcgccGGGCCGCCGCCGCCACAGGAGGCTGGAgcggagaggaggggaggagttACAAGGGCTCCATCCGGATGGACGCGCTGCACCGCCCGCTTCCTCTGCCCGGGAGAGGCTGCTCTCAGCGGAGCCCTTTGCTAGGGACCCGTCTGCCG ggcatgaaggacagaggccataacagggacccgaagcagtgccgcgtgaaactgaaggagctgaggcaagcctaccagaaaaccagagaggcgaacggccgctccgggtcagagccccaaacatgccgcttctatgatgagctgcatgccattttagggggttcagccaccactaccccagccgtgttgtttgactccttcaatggagatggaggcaatacggaagcaggttttggggacgaagaagatgatgatgaggttgtagatagctcacagcaagcaagtggagaaaccggttttcccgacagccaggaactgtttctcaccctggacctggagccagtaccccccgaactcacccaaggctgcctcctggacccagcaggcggagaagggacctccg ctgcatgtgtttcaatgatcacaggatcttctctttcccagaggctagtgaagattagaaagaaaaaaaaatgcactcgagatgaaatgttctccgagctcatgctgtcctcccacactgacagagcacagcgaatgcgtggaggcaaataa
- the LOC141994937 gene encoding uncharacterized protein LOC141994937 isoform X3 → MQSSSAEVTMMESQNRKRAPAWTEREVRDLIAVWGEESVLSELRSSFRNAKTFVKISQGMKDRGHNRDPKQCRVKLKELRQAYQKTREANGRSGSEPQTCRFYDELHAILGGSATTTPAVLFDSFNGDGGNTEAGFGDEEDDDEVVDSSQQASGETGFPDSQELFLTLDLEPVPPELTQGCLLDPAGGEGTSAACVSMITGSSLSQRLVKIRKKKKCTRDEMFSELMLSSHTDRAQRMRGGK, encoded by the exons atgcagagctcatcagcagaggtgaccatgatggagtcccagaatcgcaaaagagctccagcatggaccgaacgggaggtacgggatctgatcgctgtatggggagaggaatccgtgctatcagaactccgttccagttttcgaaatgccaaaacctttgtcaaaatctcccagggcatgaaggacagaggccataacagggacccgaagcagtgccgcgtgaaactgaaggagctgaggcaagcctaccagaaaaccagagaggcgaacggccgctccgggtcagagccccaaacatgccgcttctatgatgagctgcatgccattttagggggttcagccaccactaccccagccgtgttgtttgactccttcaatggagatggaggcaatacggaagcaggttttggggacgaagaagatgatgatgaggttgtagatagctcacagcaagcaagtggagaaaccggttttcccgacagccaggaactgtttctcaccctggacctggagccagtaccccccgaactcacccaaggctgcctcctggacccagcaggcggagaagggacctccg ctgcatgtgtttcaatgatcacaggatcttctctttcccagaggctagtgaagattagaaagaaaaaaaaatgcactcgagatgaaatgttctccgagctcatgctgtcctcccacactgacagagcacagcgaatgcgtggaggcaaataa